One genomic region from bacterium encodes:
- a CDS encoding 7-cyano-7-deazaguanine synthase, whose product MDSLVMAEFCGRESDLSLLHVNYGQRTEAKELLCFHAAAEYLKVPASRRLVADIGYLKRIGGSALTDGGIDVPNADLGREDVPVTYVPFRNAHLVAIAVSWAEVIGAKNIYIGAVAVDSSGYPDCRPEFYEAMNETIRRGTKEGSGIVVKAPFVHLLKKDIVLMGKSMGVPFERSWSCYREGEKACGVCDSCALRLRAFAEAGVPDPLPYENRPFPVDRAEIRR is encoded by the coding sequence ATGGACAGTCTCGTGATGGCGGAGTTCTGCGGGAGAGAATCGGACCTCTCCCTGCTCCACGTCAACTACGGGCAGCGCACCGAGGCGAAGGAGCTCCTGTGCTTCCATGCGGCCGCGGAGTACCTGAAGGTCCCCGCCTCCCGGCGACTCGTCGCGGACATCGGGTACCTGAAGCGGATCGGGGGAAGCGCCCTGACCGACGGCGGGATCGACGTCCCGAACGCGGACCTTGGACGGGAAGACGTCCCCGTCACCTACGTCCCGTTCCGGAACGCGCACCTGGTCGCCATCGCCGTCTCGTGGGCCGAGGTGATCGGGGCGAAGAACATCTACATCGGCGCCGTGGCCGTCGACTCCTCGGGCTATCCGGACTGCCGCCCCGAATTCTACGAAGCGATGAACGAGACGATCCGGCGGGGGACGAAGGAAGGGAGCGGCATCGTCGTGAAGGCCCCCTTCGTCCACCTGCTGAAGAAGGACATCGTCCTGATGGGAAAATCGATGGGCGTCCCCTTCGAACGATCCTGGTCATGCTACCGCGAAGGGGAGAAAGCGTGCGGCGTCTGCGATTCCTGCGCCCTCCGGCTCCGCGCCTTCGCCGAGGCCGGGGTCCCCGACCCCCTGCCGTACGAGAACCGGCCTTTCCCTGTTGACAGGGCGGAGATCCGCCGCTAG
- the glnE gene encoding bifunctional [glutamate--ammonia ligase]-adenylyl-L-tyrosine phosphorylase/[glutamate--ammonia-ligase] adenylyltransferase has protein sequence MNKIPPAGRNGPTADRLRGIGVRDTARALSLLSELLRRLPREDAGWDRISRAAAQAPDPDLFFLNLSRWVDSLPGAILTRAFAREDLLPQIGALLGGSEFIPEQIARRPEIFRLLFLEDGVLRRPGPGSLGQEALAAADRCATEEELKRDLRWIKHREVARIAARDLSGVAPLPEVTEDLSRLASAALEGAVRFSRRALDARLGSPVASLSDGMRRPARFVVMGMGKLGALELNFSSDIDILFLYETDQGGTEGAGRSVSLHEYFVRLGEAVTRIVSEATEDGFVFRVDLRLRPEGTRGELANSLRSAEIYYESWGQTWERAALIKACPVAGDLSLGEEFLRSVVPFVYRKYLDFTAIEEIKGMKDRINLAAARSGRYDRDVKLGLGGIREIEFFAQAHQLIYGGKEPKLRQRGTVETISALSRMGIVTEEERDRLAAAYDFLRRLEHRIQEHRERQTHVLPHRKEDLSRLARAMGLAGPPELHAALDRHAAAVHGIYARLFGGARREESAGIPGEVQALFLHGRAAGDEPSLLARLGFRDLEAARRNLDVLRHGPPHVRIPQRTRHYLDKIGPEILHRVVKSPDPDLALAHVERFLSAIGARTMVYALLYEKPKVIEVLVRLFGSSRFLSGHLLRHPELLDTFLRNDLSALVKSKSDLRTSLAEALTGCDDFEQELDELRRFKNLETLRIGIHDMAGSLSLEEGMFQLSALAEVLLSRAVILAIREVRRRFGVPIESATGAEAFFCVLGMGKLGSEELSYHSDLDIIFLYSGPGESAPEPGRSGGDFRKLSNHEYFAKVAQRLISILTTSTREGIVYRLDTRLRPSGNAGPLVSSLEAFERYHEESAHLWERQALLKCRFVAGDRGLGKRVEEKIRDFIYGRPLPPNAAEEIHRLRMRMEQELGREREDRLNLKVGRGGVVDVEFAVQYLQLLYGGLHPPVRVRSTLRALYELQRAGIVTLEQYRVLDEGYRFLRSLDVRLRLGHDASIDSFDPQWLEPERLERYRKETDRIRKLYLELLGPV, from the coding sequence TTGAACAAGATTCCTCCCGCCGGGAGAAACGGCCCAACCGCCGATCGTCTTCGGGGGATCGGCGTCCGGGACACGGCCCGCGCCCTGTCGCTGCTCTCCGAGCTCCTGCGCCGCCTTCCCAGGGAGGATGCCGGGTGGGATCGCATCAGCCGTGCCGCCGCGCAAGCGCCCGACCCGGACCTTTTCTTTCTCAACCTGTCGCGGTGGGTCGATTCCCTGCCCGGCGCTATCCTTACGCGGGCGTTCGCCCGCGAGGATCTTCTTCCGCAGATCGGTGCGCTGCTGGGGGGCTCGGAGTTCATCCCGGAGCAGATCGCCAGACGTCCGGAGATCTTCAGGCTCCTCTTCCTCGAGGACGGGGTGCTTCGTCGTCCCGGGCCGGGATCGCTGGGGCAGGAGGCCCTGGCGGCCGCGGACCGGTGCGCGACGGAGGAAGAGCTCAAGCGGGACCTGCGCTGGATCAAGCACCGGGAGGTCGCCCGGATCGCGGCGCGCGACCTCTCCGGCGTCGCCCCCCTTCCCGAGGTCACGGAGGATCTATCCCGGCTGGCGTCGGCGGCGCTCGAAGGGGCGGTCCGCTTCTCCCGGCGGGCGCTCGACGCGCGCCTCGGCTCGCCGGTCGCGTCCCTTTCCGACGGTATGCGACGCCCTGCGCGGTTCGTTGTGATGGGGATGGGGAAGCTGGGGGCGCTCGAGCTGAACTTCAGCTCCGACATCGACATCCTCTTCCTCTACGAAACGGACCAGGGGGGGACGGAAGGGGCCGGGCGATCCGTTTCGCTGCACGAGTATTTCGTCCGGCTGGGCGAGGCGGTCACCCGGATCGTTTCGGAAGCGACGGAGGACGGGTTCGTCTTCCGCGTGGACCTCAGGCTGCGTCCCGAGGGGACGCGCGGGGAGCTCGCCAACTCGCTGCGCTCCGCCGAGATCTACTACGAGTCGTGGGGACAGACGTGGGAACGGGCGGCGCTCATCAAGGCGTGCCCCGTGGCGGGGGACCTCTCCCTCGGGGAGGAGTTCCTCCGATCCGTCGTCCCCTTCGTCTACCGGAAGTACCTCGACTTCACCGCGATCGAGGAGATCAAGGGGATGAAGGACCGGATCAACCTCGCGGCGGCGCGGTCCGGGAGGTACGACCGTGACGTGAAGCTGGGCCTCGGGGGGATCCGGGAGATCGAGTTCTTCGCGCAGGCGCACCAGCTGATCTACGGCGGGAAGGAGCCGAAGCTCCGGCAGCGCGGCACCGTGGAGACGATCTCCGCCCTGTCGCGGATGGGGATCGTGACGGAAGAGGAGCGGGATCGGCTGGCGGCCGCCTACGACTTCCTCCGCCGTCTCGAGCACCGCATCCAGGAGCACCGGGAGCGGCAGACACACGTCCTGCCCCATCGGAAGGAGGACCTCTCGCGGCTGGCGCGGGCGATGGGCCTCGCCGGACCTCCGGAGCTGCACGCCGCGCTCGACCGCCACGCGGCGGCGGTCCACGGGATCTACGCCCGGCTCTTCGGCGGCGCACGGCGGGAGGAGTCCGCGGGGATCCCCGGAGAGGTACAGGCGCTCTTCCTCCACGGACGGGCCGCGGGGGACGAGCCTTCGCTGCTCGCCCGGCTGGGGTTCCGCGACCTCGAGGCGGCGCGGAGGAACCTGGATGTCCTCCGGCATGGCCCCCCCCACGTCCGGATCCCCCAGCGCACGCGCCACTACCTGGACAAGATCGGGCCCGAGATACTCCATCGCGTCGTAAAGAGCCCCGACCCCGATCTCGCGCTTGCCCACGTGGAGCGGTTCCTCTCCGCTATCGGGGCGCGGACGATGGTCTACGCGCTCCTGTACGAGAAGCCGAAGGTCATCGAGGTGCTCGTTCGCCTGTTCGGCAGCAGCCGCTTTCTCTCCGGCCACCTGCTGCGCCACCCCGAACTGCTGGACACGTTCCTGCGAAACGACCTCTCCGCGCTGGTCAAGTCGAAGTCCGACCTGCGCACCAGCCTCGCGGAGGCGCTGACGGGGTGCGACGACTTCGAGCAGGAGCTGGACGAGCTGCGCCGCTTCAAGAACCTCGAGACGCTGCGGATCGGCATCCACGACATGGCGGGGAGCCTGTCGCTGGAGGAGGGGATGTTCCAGCTCTCCGCGCTGGCGGAGGTTCTCCTCTCCCGGGCGGTGATCCTCGCGATCCGGGAGGTGCGGCGTCGTTTCGGCGTCCCGATCGAGTCGGCGACGGGGGCGGAGGCGTTCTTCTGCGTCCTCGGGATGGGGAAGCTCGGGTCGGAGGAATTGTCGTACCACAGCGACCTCGACATCATCTTCCTGTACTCGGGGCCGGGGGAGAGCGCCCCGGAGCCCGGGCGAAGCGGCGGCGACTTCCGGAAGCTCTCCAACCACGAATATTTCGCAAAAGTCGCCCAACGGTTGATCTCGATTCTCACGACCTCGACGCGGGAAGGGATCGTCTACCGGCTCGACACGAGGCTGCGCCCCTCGGGGAACGCGGGTCCGCTGGTCTCCTCGCTGGAGGCGTTCGAGCGGTACCACGAGGAGTCGGCGCATCTGTGGGAGCGCCAGGCGCTTCTGAAGTGCCGGTTCGTGGCGGGAGATCGCGGCCTCGGAAAGCGGGTCGAGGAGAAGATCCGGGACTTCATCTACGGCCGCCCCCTGCCGCCGAACGCGGCGGAGGAGATCCACCGGCTGCGGATGCGGATGGAGCAGGAGCTGGGCCGGGAGCGGGAGGATCGCCTGAACCTGAAGGTGGGGCGCGGGGGTGTGGTGGACGTGGAGTTCGCGGTGCAGTACCTGCAGCTTCTCTACGGCGGCTTGCATCCTCCGGTGCGTGTGCGGAGCACCCTCAGGGCGCTCTACGAACTGCAGCGCGCGGGAATCGTCACGCTCGAGCAGTACAGGGTTCTGGATGAGGGGTACCGCTTCCTCCGGTCCCTGGACGTCCGGCTGCGGCTGGGGCACGACGCGTCGATCGACAGCTTCGACCCGCAGTGGCTGGAGCCGGAGCGGCTGGAACGGTACCGGAAGGAAACGGACAGGATCCGGAAATTGTACCTGGAACTGCTGGGACCGGTCTAG
- the mtnA gene encoding S-methyl-5-thioribose-1-phosphate isomerase — protein sequence MSWEGDALLLLDQRVLPMVESMRRCPDSSSVADAIRTMVVRGAPAIGVSAAFGLVLAVRGAWKKGRAWRRAFEEAAAELAATRPTAVNLFWAIDRMRREAAALPDDPAAAFSRLEKRAVALFEEDVAANRAMGAHGAKLLPARGSVLTHCNAGALATAGYGTALGVIRSAVTAGKRIHVYVDETRPFLQGARLTAWELTKDGIPCTVIADNAAASLFAAGKIDAAVVGADRVAANGDVANKIGTYGVAVLCRVHKVPFYVAAPVSTIDRKIPTGMRIPIEERDPSEVTHLMGKRVAPDGVNVYNPSFDVTPARLVSAIVTEKGVLKPPLPGALRKLFR from the coding sequence ATGTCGTGGGAGGGGGACGCCCTGCTGCTGCTGGACCAGCGCGTCCTCCCCATGGTCGAGTCGATGCGGCGGTGCCCCGATTCATCCTCCGTGGCGGACGCGATCCGGACGATGGTGGTGCGCGGGGCCCCGGCGATCGGGGTGTCCGCGGCGTTCGGCCTGGTCCTCGCCGTCCGCGGCGCCTGGAAGAAAGGGAGGGCGTGGCGGAGGGCGTTCGAGGAGGCGGCGGCCGAGCTCGCGGCGACCCGCCCGACGGCGGTCAACCTCTTCTGGGCGATCGACCGGATGCGCCGGGAGGCCGCGGCGCTGCCGGACGACCCCGCCGCCGCCTTTTCACGGCTCGAGAAGCGGGCGGTCGCGCTGTTCGAGGAGGACGTGGCGGCGAACCGGGCGATGGGGGCGCACGGGGCGAAGCTCCTGCCCGCGCGCGGGAGCGTCCTCACCCATTGCAACGCGGGTGCCCTCGCCACCGCGGGGTACGGAACCGCGCTCGGGGTGATCCGATCCGCCGTGACGGCGGGGAAGCGGATCCACGTGTACGTGGACGAGACGCGGCCGTTCCTGCAGGGGGCGCGGCTGACGGCGTGGGAATTGACGAAGGACGGCATCCCGTGCACCGTGATCGCGGACAACGCGGCCGCATCCCTGTTCGCCGCGGGAAAGATCGACGCCGCCGTGGTCGGGGCGGACCGCGTCGCCGCGAACGGGGACGTGGCGAACAAGATCGGGACGTACGGCGTCGCCGTCCTTTGCAGGGTGCACAAGGTCCCGTTCTACGTGGCCGCCCCGGTGTCCACCATCGACCGGAAGATTCCGACCGGGATGCGGATCCCGATCGAGGAGCGCGATCCGTCCGAGGTGACGCACCTCATGGGGAAACGGGTCGCGCCCGACGGCGTCAACGTGTACAACCCCTCCTTCGACGTGACACCGGCCCGCCTCGTTTCCGCCATCGTGACCGAGAAAGGGGTTCTCAAGCCGCCCCTGCCGGGCGCCCTCCGGAAACTTTTCCGTTGA
- a CDS encoding nicotinate phosphoribosyltransferase: MDLIPTRDEILRGETTDIYFRRTMEVLRATGKDRVRVTAEAVVKSFPSGYGYAVLSGIDEMLSLLAGSDVDVEAMEEGSLFLPFETVFSIGGPYGAFCELETALLGTICQASGIATAASRVKHAAGEKQVLSFGARRMHPALSTLIDRNAFIGGADGVSAIRSAAFLGEAPQGTMPHALVLLLGDTVTAMRAFDAAVDPAVPRVCLVDTLQDEKFEAVRVAEALRERLAAVRLDTPGSRRGDFRRILQEVRWELDLRGFRHVRLIASGGLGEEEVRALRDVVDGFGVGTFLSNAPTIDYALDIVEVEGVPFAKRGKRSGRKQVDACEACGARIVRPAADPPGRCPCGGVREALLRPAMRAGRPVEAPSPPRAIRDRVLRQVARFYAREARP, from the coding sequence ATGGATCTCATCCCGACCCGCGACGAGATCCTCCGCGGGGAAACGACCGACATCTACTTCCGCCGGACGATGGAGGTTCTGCGCGCGACCGGTAAGGATCGCGTCCGCGTGACCGCCGAGGCGGTCGTCAAGTCATTCCCGTCCGGCTACGGGTATGCCGTCCTTTCGGGGATCGACGAAATGCTGTCGCTGCTCGCCGGGAGCGACGTCGACGTGGAGGCGATGGAGGAAGGGAGCCTCTTCCTCCCCTTCGAGACCGTCTTTTCGATCGGGGGGCCGTATGGCGCCTTCTGCGAGCTCGAGACGGCGCTGCTGGGGACGATCTGCCAGGCGTCCGGGATCGCCACCGCGGCGTCGCGGGTCAAGCACGCGGCCGGGGAGAAGCAGGTTTTGAGCTTCGGGGCGCGCAGGATGCACCCCGCCCTCTCTACGCTGATCGACCGGAACGCCTTTATCGGCGGCGCGGACGGCGTCTCGGCGATCCGAAGCGCCGCGTTCCTCGGAGAGGCGCCGCAGGGGACGATGCCGCACGCCCTCGTCCTGCTCCTCGGGGACACGGTGACGGCGATGCGCGCCTTCGACGCGGCGGTGGATCCGGCGGTTCCGCGGGTCTGTCTCGTCGACACGCTCCAGGACGAGAAGTTCGAGGCGGTGCGGGTCGCCGAGGCGTTGCGGGAACGTTTGGCCGCCGTCCGATTGGACACGCCGGGGTCCCGCCGGGGCGACTTCCGGCGGATTCTCCAGGAAGTGCGATGGGAGCTGGATCTGCGCGGCTTTCGGCACGTGCGCCTGATCGCATCGGGCGGGCTGGGAGAGGAAGAGGTGCGGGCGCTTCGCGACGTGGTGGACGGCTTCGGCGTCGGGACCTTCCTGAGCAACGCCCCTACGATAGATTACGCGCTCGACATCGTGGAAGTGGAGGGCGTCCCGTTCGCGAAGCGGGGGAAGCGGTCCGGCCGCAAGCAGGTGGACGCGTGCGAAGCGTGCGGCGCCCGGATCGTCCGCCCCGCCGCGGACCCGCCGGGGCGTTGCCCCTGCGGCGGCGTCCGGGAAGCGCTCCTGCGGCCGGCGATGCGCGCCGGACGCCCGGTGGAGGCTCCCTCGCCTCCCCGGGCGATCCGGGACCGGGTGCTCCGGCAGGTGGCGCGGTTCTACGCGCGGGAGGCTCGCCCTTGA
- a CDS encoding cysteine hydrolase, whose product MIKVGPGSPSAANGQEEVVKTGASGKKALVVVDMLNDFVRPGAPLEVPETRTILPALRRRTRKARREGELVVYVCDSHRKDDPEFARMGWPPHAVEGTPGAGVVASLAPEPGDVVVEKRTYSGFYGTPLHFILRRHGIRSLTLAGCVTNICILYTAADAAMRGYDATVDERFVAGLAPDAHAFALDQMERVLGVRVVRRPVRSAPRR is encoded by the coding sequence ATGATCAAGGTGGGCCCGGGTTCGCCGTCGGCGGCGAACGGACAGGAGGAAGTGGTGAAGACCGGGGCGTCGGGGAAGAAGGCGCTGGTCGTCGTCGACATGCTGAACGACTTTGTCCGTCCCGGGGCCCCCCTGGAGGTCCCGGAGACGCGTACGATTCTCCCGGCGCTGCGCCGCCGGACCAGGAAGGCGCGGCGTGAAGGGGAGCTCGTCGTGTACGTCTGCGACTCCCACCGGAAGGACGATCCCGAGTTCGCGCGGATGGGGTGGCCTCCCCATGCCGTGGAAGGGACTCCCGGCGCGGGGGTCGTCGCCTCCCTCGCCCCGGAGCCGGGAGACGTGGTGGTGGAGAAGCGCACCTACTCCGGGTTCTACGGCACGCCCCTTCACTTCATCCTCCGGCGGCACGGGATCCGGAGCCTGACGCTCGCCGGCTGCGTCACCAACATCTGCATCCTCTACACGGCGGCCGACGCCGCGATGCGCGGCTACGACGCTACGGTGGACGAGCGGTTCGTGGCGGGGCTTGCGCCCGACGCGCATGCATTCGCTCTCGATCAGATGGAGCGCGTACTGGGGGTCCGGGTCGTCCGCCGCCCCGTTCGGTCCGCCCCCCGCCGTTGA
- the gatB gene encoding Asp-tRNA(Asn)/Glu-tRNA(Gln) amidotransferase subunit GatB — MAFETVIGLEVHAQLSTRSKIFCACSTAFGASPNENTCPVCTGMPGVLPVLNRKAVEFTIRTALATSCAVQRRSVFARKNYFYPDLPKAYQISQYELPIALGGHVDIEVDGGTKRIGITRIHMEEDAGKLVHEGEFADAQASLADLNRCSVPLMEIVSEPDMRTPEEGGAYLRRLHDILVYLGVCDGNMEEGSFRCDANVSVRPVGQTAFGTKAELKNMNSFRNVEKALEYEIRRQVELIEDGGEVVQETRLWDANAGVTVSMRRKEEAHDYRYFPDPDLLPLIVDDSWVEELRGTIPEMPAEKIARLERQYGIPRYDAVILASTRALADFFEASAAIYGGNPKTTANECIHWKDAVLAGTLSPETIGHAVEDRERGTISATAAKKLVELVLSTGKPFRTLRDERGLTQVSDASALEILVDKVLAASPKEVEGYRAGKAGLLSFFVGQVMKESRGKANPKMVQEVLKRKLG, encoded by the coding sequence ATGGCGTTCGAGACCGTCATCGGGCTGGAGGTTCACGCCCAGCTCTCCACGCGGAGCAAGATCTTCTGCGCCTGTTCCACGGCGTTCGGGGCCTCCCCCAACGAAAACACCTGCCCCGTGTGCACCGGCATGCCGGGCGTGCTGCCCGTCCTCAACCGAAAGGCGGTGGAATTCACGATCCGGACGGCGCTCGCCACCTCCTGCGCTGTGCAGCGCAGGAGCGTCTTCGCCCGGAAGAACTACTTCTACCCGGACCTCCCGAAGGCGTACCAGATCTCGCAGTACGAGCTGCCGATCGCACTCGGCGGTCACGTCGACATCGAGGTCGACGGGGGGACGAAGCGGATCGGTATCACGCGGATCCACATGGAGGAGGATGCCGGGAAGCTCGTCCACGAAGGGGAGTTCGCCGACGCGCAGGCGTCGCTCGCGGATCTCAACCGATGCTCCGTCCCCCTGATGGAGATCGTCTCAGAACCCGACATGCGCACGCCGGAGGAGGGCGGTGCCTACCTGCGGCGCCTGCACGACATCCTCGTCTACCTCGGGGTGTGCGACGGCAACATGGAGGAGGGGTCGTTCCGGTGCGACGCGAACGTATCGGTTCGTCCGGTCGGGCAGACGGCGTTCGGCACGAAGGCCGAGCTGAAGAACATGAACTCCTTCCGCAACGTCGAGAAGGCGCTCGAATACGAGATCCGGCGGCAGGTCGAGCTGATCGAGGACGGAGGGGAGGTGGTGCAGGAGACGCGGCTTTGGGACGCGAACGCGGGGGTCACCGTGTCGATGCGCCGGAAAGAGGAGGCGCACGACTACCGGTACTTCCCCGACCCGGACCTGCTCCCGCTGATCGTGGACGATTCCTGGGTCGAGGAGCTGCGCGGGACGATCCCGGAGATGCCGGCGGAGAAGATCGCGCGGCTCGAACGGCAGTACGGGATTCCGCGCTACGACGCGGTGATCCTCGCGTCGACCCGGGCGCTGGCGGATTTCTTCGAGGCGTCCGCGGCGATCTACGGCGGGAACCCGAAGACGACGGCGAACGAATGCATCCATTGGAAGGACGCCGTCCTCGCGGGAACGCTCTCCCCGGAGACGATCGGCCACGCGGTCGAGGACCGGGAGCGGGGGACGATCTCCGCCACCGCCGCCAAGAAGCTCGTGGAACTCGTCCTGTCGACCGGGAAGCCGTTCCGGACGCTTCGGGACGAGCGGGGGCTGACCCAGGTCTCCGACGCCTCCGCGCTGGAGATTCTCGTGGACAAGGTCCTCGCGGCGAGCCCGAAGGAGGTCGAGGGGTACCGGGCCGGGAAGGCGGGGCTCCTCTCCTTCTTCGTCGGCCAGGTGATGAAGGAAAGCCGGGGGAAGGCCAACCCCAAGATGGTCCAGGAGGTGTTGAAGAGGAAACTCGGCTGA
- the gatA gene encoding Asp-tRNA(Asn)/Glu-tRNA(Gln) amidotransferase subunit GatA, which produces MANVPVHEWTLLEAARRVREKEISSRELTGAILARIGALDPKVRAYITVLREAAAAQAAACDEDQAKGSLRGPFHGVPIGLKDIFCTRGVRTTCGSRILRDFLPPYDAFVAEKVLAAGAVLTGKHNMDEFAMGSSTETSFFGPTRNPWDLSRIPGGSSGGTAAAVAAAMCFAGVGTDTGGSIRQPASLCGVVGVKPTYGRVSRYGMIAFASSLDQGGPIARTVADAAALLGVIAGYDRRDSTCVNLPVPDYVAAVERPVKGLRVGLPKEYYEGDGLSPEVRAAVENALKALTDQGAEVVDVSLPHTSFALSTYYLVAPAEASSNLARYDGVRYGYRAEGASGLIEMMSRTRAEGFGDEVKRRIMIGTYALSAGYYDAFYGKAQKVRTLIRDDFTRAFEAADVLLTPTAPTPAFRLGEKTGDPLTMYLSDIYTIPCNLAGIPGISVPCGFSSEGLPIGAQLLSEPFREETLFTAAGAVERALPLRRVAPLEG; this is translated from the coding sequence ATGGCGAACGTTCCCGTCCACGAGTGGACCCTTCTCGAAGCGGCGCGCAGGGTGCGGGAGAAGGAGATCTCCTCCCGGGAGCTGACCGGGGCGATCCTCGCGCGGATCGGGGCGCTCGATCCGAAGGTCCGTGCGTACATCACCGTCCTCCGGGAAGCCGCCGCGGCGCAGGCCGCGGCGTGCGACGAGGACCAGGCGAAGGGGTCCCTCCGCGGCCCGTTCCACGGCGTTCCGATCGGGCTGAAGGACATCTTCTGCACCCGCGGCGTGCGCACCACCTGCGGGAGCCGGATCCTGCGCGACTTCCTCCCCCCGTACGACGCCTTCGTGGCGGAGAAGGTCCTCGCCGCCGGCGCGGTCCTGACGGGAAAGCACAACATGGACGAGTTCGCGATGGGCTCCTCGACGGAGACCTCCTTCTTCGGCCCCACCCGCAATCCGTGGGACCTGTCGCGCATCCCCGGCGGCTCTTCGGGGGGAACGGCGGCGGCGGTGGCCGCCGCGATGTGCTTCGCCGGCGTCGGGACCGATACCGGCGGCTCGATCCGCCAGCCGGCCTCCCTGTGCGGCGTGGTGGGCGTCAAGCCGACGTACGGCCGGGTGTCGCGCTACGGGATGATCGCCTTCGCCTCCTCGCTCGACCAGGGCGGCCCGATCGCGCGGACCGTGGCCGACGCGGCGGCGCTGCTCGGCGTGATCGCGGGGTACGACCGGCGCGATTCGACCTGCGTAAACCTCCCGGTGCCGGACTACGTCGCCGCGGTGGAGCGGCCGGTGAAGGGGCTTCGCGTCGGCCTCCCGAAGGAGTATTACGAGGGCGACGGACTTTCCCCCGAGGTCCGTGCGGCGGTGGAAAACGCGCTGAAGGCCTTGACCGATCAGGGCGCCGAGGTGGTGGACGTCTCGCTGCCGCATACTTCATTCGCCCTCTCCACGTACTATCTCGTCGCTCCCGCGGAGGCGTCGTCCAACCTCGCGCGGTACGACGGCGTCCGGTACGGCTACAGGGCGGAAGGGGCCTCGGGCCTGATCGAGATGATGTCCCGGACGCGGGCGGAGGGGTTCGGCGACGAGGTGAAGCGCCGCATCATGATCGGGACCTACGCGCTCTCCGCGGGCTACTACGACGCCTTCTACGGGAAGGCGCAGAAGGTCCGCACCTTGATCCGGGACGATTTCACGAGGGCGTTCGAGGCGGCGGACGTGCTTCTCACCCCCACCGCCCCGACGCCGGCGTTCCGTCTCGGGGAGAAGACCGGCGATCCGCTCACGATGTACCTGTCGGACATCTACACGATCCCGTGCAACCTGGCCGGCATCCCCGGGATCTCGGTGCCGTGCGGCTTCTCCTCGGAGGGGCTTCCGATCGGGGCGCAGCTCCTCTCGGAACCGTTCCGGGAGGAGACGCTGTTCACCGCCGCCGGCGCGGTCGAGCGCGCCCTTCCGCTGCGGCGCGTGGCGCCGCTGGAGGGATAG
- the gatC gene encoding Asp-tRNA(Asn)/Glu-tRNA(Gln) amidotransferase subunit GatC, whose product MAITREEVLHVARLARLSLSEAEAERLRDQLSAILDYVKQLDRLDTRDVVPTSHAIETGTPFRDDVVEPFGDREALLANAPDRQNDCFRVPRIIED is encoded by the coding sequence ATGGCGATCACGCGGGAAGAGGTGCTGCACGTCGCCCGCCTGGCGCGCCTTTCGCTGTCCGAGGCGGAGGCGGAGCGCCTTCGCGATCAACTCTCCGCCATCCTCGACTACGTGAAGCAGCTCGACCGGCTCGACACCCGTGACGTCGTCCCCACGTCCCACGCGATCGAGACGGGCACCCCCTTCCGCGACGACGTGGTGGAGCCGTTCGGAGACCGGGAGGCGCTCCTCGCGAACGCCCCCGACCGGCAAAACGACTGTTTCCGCGTCCCGCGGATCATCGAAGATTAA